A region of Actinomycetota bacterium DNA encodes the following proteins:
- a CDS encoding winged helix-turn-helix domain-containing protein — protein sequence KLDAEQRAEVKAWMLAGPDIERDGVVAWRGGDVRAMVERRFGVQLALSSAYRLLDELHLSALVPRPRHGDADPAAQTAFQQTSRPA from the coding sequence CAAGCTCGATGCCGAGCAGCGGGCCGAGGTCAAGGCGTGGATGCTGGCCGGCCCCGATATCGAGCGGGATGGCGTGGTGGCTTGGCGCGGGGGCGACGTGCGGGCCATGGTCGAGCGCCGGTTCGGGGTCCAGCTGGCGCTGTCGAGCGCCTACCGGCTGCTGGACGAGTTGCACCTGTCGGCCCTGGTGCCGCGCCCCCGCCACGGCGACGCCGACCCGGCGGCGCAGACCGCCTTTCAGCAAACTTCCCGGCCCGCGTGA